The nucleotide window GCTCAGGCGATGGGCTACGCCGGGCGTCAGGGCGCCGCTGGCGGTGATGCCGCAGCCTTGCAGCAGGCCGGGTGCCAGTGGTGCGAGCAGCGCTTGTTCAGCACCGGGGTTCAGGCGTACCCAGGCACCGTGCGGGTCCTGGCGCGAGACCGGGCACCACAGGCCGCACAGGGCCGAGAGGCCGATGGCATGGGGTTCGGCGAAACACGCGAAGACTTCGCAAAGGTCTTCGCTGCGGCTCAGTGCCCGAGCGCCGATGAAGCGCTGAGGCGACACCGCCACCTCCACCAGTGCCCATTCGGCAAGCTGTTGTTCGGGCACCTTCACCAGCAGGCGCTTGTTGCGGCGCAGGCCGATGCTGGCTGGTACCCGTCCGCTGGCAAGCAGGCCGCCGGCCAGGCCGGCGCTGGTGGCCTCGCGCAGTTCGGGGAAGGCATTGTTGGTGCCGGTGGACAAGGTCAGCAGCGGCACGTCCCCGGCCTCGGCAGCGACTGCCTTGTGGGTGCCGTCGCCGCCAAGCACGGCGATCATCGCCACACCGCGCTCGACCATTTGGCGGGTGGCCAGGCGGGTATCGGCAACAGTCTGGGTCAGCGGCAGGTCGAGGATTTCGATGGCCGGCCAGTGCTGGTCATGGGCGACCGGGCCCTGGCTGGCCTTGAGCACGGCAGCGGCGATGCCGGTCATGTCGCTGGGCAGCAGCACCTGGCCGATGCCGGTAGCACCGAAGGCAGCGAGCAGGCGCTGGATCGCCGATGCCTTGTCGGTACTCGAATAGAGCCCGGCATTGGCAGTCAGGCGGCGCAGGTCGCGGCCGGAGGCAGGGTTGGCAATGATGCCGACAGTTGGGGCGGGTAGCGGCATGGCGCACCTCGTTTCTTGTTTGCCAGTGCCGGAGCAAGCGCGGTGCCAGTTTTCCTTGGGTTGGCTGAAATCGCCGGGGCAGAGCGGTTTCGTTGCGCTCTGGCCGGAAACTATGGCCGGGCTGGCGAGACGCCGGGTGCCAGCCGAGGTATGGCATGGCCGAGACGCTGAGACGCTGCGTCTCAAGCCGGCCGGTAATCACGCAGTGCTTGTCGGGGCATGCCTGGAAGCGCTTAATGGCCGGACAACGATAAAAACAGCAACGAGAACCGGAGGGCCTGAATGCTTGCCGCGAACTCCCGAGCCCATGTCGACTGCGTCAGCAGGGTGCTGAAGAATGCCGACCGCCTGCCGCAGGCGCCGGTGCCACCGCTGATTCTCGATTCATGGCGCCGTTCCATGGAGCTGTACCGCCTCGACCCCGGGTCCCAGCAGGGGCCGCGCATTCTGTCCCAAAGCCTGCTCAACGAGTGCCGTGAGCGCGCCGAACTGTTCCTGCGTATCGCCAGCGATGCCGTGGCCCGCCTGCATGAGCGGGTGCGCGGTGCCGACTACTGCGTGCTGCTCACCGACGCCTTGGGGCGCACCATCGATTACCGGGTCGAGTCGGCCATCCGCAACGACTGCCGCAAGGCCGGGCTGTACCTGGGCACCTGCTGGTCGGAGGGCGAGGAGGGCACCTGCGGCGTGGCGGCGGTGTTGACCAGCAAGGCGCCGGTCACGGTGCACAAGCGCGACCACTTCCGCGCTGCGTTCATTGGCCTGACCTGTACGGCGGCACCGGTCTTCGACCCGCTGGGCGAGTTGCTGGGCGTGGTGGATGTCTCGGCCTTGCAGTCGCCGGACGACCGCCGCAGCCAGCACCTGATCCGCCAATTGGTCGAGCAGACTGCGCGCGAGATCGAAAATGCCTTCTTCATGCACAGTGCCCAGGGCCATTGGGTAATGCGTGCCCATGGCACGCCTGGCTATGTGGAAAGCCAGCCCGACTACCTGCTGGCCTGGGATGGCGATGGCCGCCTGCAGGCGATCAACAGCCTGGCGCGCCAGCGCCTGGTGGAGCATCTGGGGCGTTTGCCCGAGCACATTGGCGAGCTGTTCGACATGGATCAGTTGCGCCGCGTGAACGCATCGTCCGCTCAACGCCTGCCGGGCCTGGGTGGG belongs to Pseudomonas asiatica and includes:
- a CDS encoding ATP-NAD kinase family protein — protein: MPLPAPTVGIIANPASGRDLRRLTANAGLYSSTDKASAIQRLLAAFGATGIGQVLLPSDMTGIAAAVLKASQGPVAHDQHWPAIEILDLPLTQTVADTRLATRQMVERGVAMIAVLGGDGTHKAVAAEAGDVPLLTLSTGTNNAFPELREATSAGLAGGLLASGRVPASIGLRRNKRLLVKVPEQQLAEWALVEVAVSPQRFIGARALSRSEDLCEVFACFAEPHAIGLSALCGLWCPVSRQDPHGAWVRLNPGAEQALLAPLAPGLLQGCGITASGALTPGVAHRLSLASGTLALDGEREIEFAEHDSPTITLDHQGPLSVDVEAVLAHAARHHLLAVPRGHRLHPANPC